One region of Sardina pilchardus chromosome 18, fSarPil1.1, whole genome shotgun sequence genomic DNA includes:
- the ndnfl gene encoding protein NDNF, with protein sequence MSPSWCLALAVALLCGPLGPLPSAALAPENEVPLRPTTWLLEDKVTPIHLPKGKTRRFYFTLKKKTPSMSLTVSPCGTPIEWTLAARTLKDKPPKNLHWSSKKSMPEVWWRGPGTEAKIHTYTGNSADTYMGPAYAPASIYILRLKSQEQDTSASVYLHEGPGSSGAFPKLPSDPRVHTLGVGLTSVSLSWNPSASVTQPSHSVKHLYDYCVLVNHNHNYRSLCAAREGIKKERERDWKREKKDKQRKETAWPVLKDWWWQQWDATGEIQPSTSGVSDDVGQLSCVCRGVESVCTVSELLPDTQYYFDVFVIDRLNGTSAAYTGTFTHTHEQAQPAVIALKEGEPRVVALQDGRGGSSSGGGSAGGRQQGATVFSFRPRGWQQNGLLTLQSCNGTQKTRVVVTGRGKVLSTQEVGEQLAQLWLQGAPSYVIRLESMEASAASSRASAASSSRVAVKVQASSAYHRQAAPVLPATLQMKSFNKLRSCNSITLAWMGTEERSLYCVYRRRLSDDVDGGKERNSDRCLGPETRPDSERVLCKYFQELNPRRAVTTAVIGGLEPGTSYLLDVYLVRRWGIPIKYHSKTVRTRREC encoded by the exons ATGAGCCCGTCATGGTGCCTTGCTCTGGCTGTGGCCCTTCTGTGTGGCCCTCTGGGCCCTCTGCCCTCAGCAGCGCTGGCCCCTGAGAACGAGGTGCCCCTCCGGCCAACCACCTGGCTCCTGGAGGACAAGGTCACTCCCATCCATCTGCCCAAAGGGAAGACGAGGAG GTTCTACTTCACTCTGAAAAAGAAAACCCCTTCCATGTCCCTGACTGTAAGCCCCTGCGGTACCCCCATCGAGTGGACTCTGGCTGCCCGGACCCTGAAGGACAAGCCGCCCAAAAACCTGCACT GGAGTTCAAAAAAGAGCATGCCTGAGGTATGGTGGAGAGGCCCTGGAACTGAAGCGAAAATCCATACCTACACTGGCAACTCGGCAGACACCTACATGGGTCCTGCCTATGCACCGGCGTCCATCTACATTCTGAGGCTAAAGTCGCAAGAGCAGGACACCAGCGCCTCTGTCTACCTGCATGAGGGACCCGGGTCGTCGGGGGCCTTCCCCAAACTTCCATCCGACCCAAGAGTCCACACGCTCGGGGTGGGACTCACCAGCGTCAGCCTGAGCTGGAACCCCAGCGCTTCGGTGACCCAGCCGAGCCACTCGGTCAAGCACCTGTACGACTACTGCGTCCTGgtcaaccacaaccacaactaCCGAAGCCTCTGCGCCGCACGCGAGGGCAtcaagaaggagagggagagggactggAAGCGGGAGAAGAAAGACAAGCAGCGGAAGGAGACGGCGTGGCCGGTGCTCAAAGActggtggtggcagcagtggGATGCCACGGGGGAAATCCAACCGTCCACTTCTGGCGTTTCCGACGACGTCGGTCAGCTCAGCTGCGTCTGCCGCGGCGTCGAGAGCGTGTGCACCGTCTCCGAGCTGCTGCCCGACACGCAGTACTACTTTGACGTCTTCGTGATCGACAGGCTCAACGGCACGAGCGCGGCCTACACCGGCACCTTCACCCACACCCACGAGCAGGCTCAGCCGGCCGTGATCGCGCTGAAGGAGGGCGAGCCACGCGTGGTCGCGCTGCAGGACGGACgaggtggcagcagcagcggcggcggtagTGCCGGCGGCAGACAGCAGGGGGCGACGGTGTTCAGCTTCCGGCCCCGCGGCTGGCAGCAGAACGGCCTGCTGACGCTCCAGAGCTGCAACGGCACCCAGAAGACCAGGGTGGTGGTGACCGGCCGAGGGAAGGTGCTCTCCACCCAGGAGGTGGGCGAGCAGCTGGCTCAGCTGTGGCTCCAGGGAGCCCCCTCGTACGTCATCAGGCTGGAGAGCATGGAGGCTTCCGCCGCGTCCAGCCGGGCGAGCGCGGCGAGCAGCTCCAGGGTCGCGGTCAAGGTCCAGGCGTCGTCGGCGTACCACCGGCAGGCTGCCCCCGTCCTCCCGGCCACCCTCCAGATGAAGTCCTTCAACAAGCTGCGCAGCTGCAACTCCATCACCCTGGCCTGGATGGgcacggaggagaggagcctGTACTGCGTCTACCGCCGGCGCCTTTCAGACGACGTCGACGGCGGGAAGGAGCGGAACTCCGACCGCTGCCTGGGGCCCGAGACGAGGCCCGACTCCGAGAGGGTCCTGTGCAAATATTTCCAGGAGCTGAACCCACGACGGGCCGTCACCACAGCCGTGATCGGAGGCCTAGAACCCGGAACCTCCTACTTGCTTGACGTTTATCTCGTGAGACGTTGGGGGATCCCAATCAAATACCATAGCAAGACAGTGCGAACAAGGCGAGAGTGCTAA